ATCCATCCAGTCCTCTCCTGCTACCCCTTCTTCTGCTATCTTTAGTAGGCAGCATTCATGCCGATCTCCCCTATCCTCCTACTGCCACCCTGCTGTTTGAGGGATACCCTTTACCCATTATGATCAGATAATTTTCTTTCACATGGTATACAAATTATCAGTTACTTATgttgaataaatgaatgaatgttacatttatatgtacattttatcattttactATCAacacacccatccatccatccatcatctcccgcttatccgatgttgggtcgcgggggcagctgtctcagcagggaaacctaaacttccctctccctggccacttcatccagctcctctgggggaatcccgaggcgttcccaggccagctgagagacatagtccctccagcgtgtcctgggtcttccccggggtctcctcccagtgggacatgcccggaacacctcaccagggaggcgtccaggaggcatcctaaccagatgcccgagccacctcatctggctcctctcgatgcagaggagcagcggctctactctgagtccctcccaaatgaccgagctcctcaccctatctctaagggagagcccagccactctgcggagaaaactcattttggccgcttgtactcgcgatctcgttctttcggtcactacccacagctcatgaccataggtgagggtaggaacgtagatcgattggtaaatcgagagctttgccttttggctcagctcttttttcaccatgacagaccgaagcagcgcccgcatcactgctgacgccgcaccgatccgcctgtcgatctcctgctccatccttccctcactcgtgaacaagaccccgagatacttaaactcctccacttggggaaggacctcctccccgacccggagagagcactccacccttttccggctcaggaccatggtctcggatttggaggtgctgattttcataccaaccgcttcacactcggctgcgaactgctccagtgagagccgaaggtcacggtctgatgaggccaacagaaccacatcatctgcaaaaagcagagacctaatcctgaggtcaccaaaccggacaccctcaatgccctggctgcgcctacaAATTCTGTCCACACACGATATATgtttatacaaatatttttcaaCAAAAGTTACAAAGTGTAAGCCAAACCTCAGGCAAACGGTATGATTCACTgttcacagaaaaacaaaaataaagtatcAAAGTGTCAATGGTTTCCGGAAGTTGACGTTACTCGTGAGCAGTGTAGCATATAGGGATGTGcaaatcatttcattttttaagtaAACGGTTGCACAAGCCTTAAAAACGCTGTGTGATGATACTGCCATAGAGTAGCTGCCATGCATTGAAAATTTATGTCTTTTCTTTCACTTGGTACTCCACTGTAACTTGCAGCACTGGGTCATACGAGTTGCAGCGCTAAACCCAGACCAACCACCAGGACAGGTGCCCAAAAAGAGGACGTATCAGGAGAAACCCAGATTCATGGTAACCCCATCCAGGGATCATTCATGACCTCCAAAAGTCGGGACCTCAGTTTCACATCTCACCTGAACGGTGGCaccagtgtccccatcactgcactgggacctACGCAGAcgacaggatgggctaacctgtcaTCCACACCAACACcgccagcagcaacccagctttcttAGTTAGTCTCCCATCCAAGTTCTGGCCTGGCCTAAAGCTACGTAGCTGCAGATGGATTACCAAGTTTGAACAGAAGGTGGGTATGGCCACTTTGCATAGTATTACGTTTATCTAGTATAATGCCACCCTTTGTATGTTAGGCTTTGTATATTGTTACAGTAATCTAGTATAATAGCACTTATTAGGGGTGTGGTCTAGTGATGTTGTGGATGACACTTGTTGTGTTACCATTGGCTGTCCAGCAGGAGTGTGTCTTCTTATAAATCTGGAAATGCACATTGTCAATAGTACACTGAAGGCATTACACCGAAACGCGTCTGTGTGGAGACATTGAGTAATAAAACTGTATTAGGCAAAGTGCAACCTCTTATACTACTTGAGTTATTCTTTTTACAGTCCAGCACTCTGATACATGTAAAATCATTAGGAGTGAAGATCGTTCTTCTATACTTTACTTATACCGGAGCAGCTATGGATTTGATCATCTGGAACAAGGGATCCAGTCCTCTCCCGCTACCCCTTCTTCTGCTATCTTTAGTGGGCAGCATTCATGCCGAGCTCCCCTATCCTCCTACTGCCACCCCGCTGTTTGAGGGATACCCTTACGGTGTCATATGGAACATGCCAACTGCTGTTTGCCAGCAGAACAACATCCTGCTGGACACCTCACCATTCCAGGCCGTTACCACCCCAGAAGCTGTTCCTTACCagttcctcttcctcttctacagcaaccgcctgggGTTGTACCCATTTGTGGATGAGGCCACCAATAAGGAGATCAATGGAGGCATCCCACAGAAGGGCAACCTGAAGGTCAGCTTGGATGTCGCCCATTGGAACATCACTCAATATGTACCATCAGGAACTTCCACTGGTCTGGCTGTCATTGACTGGGAGGCCTGGCGCCCCTTGTGGGACACAAACTGGGACTCTAAGACTATTTACCAAACATTGTCTATTGACTATGCCCGTCAGCTTGACCCTTCACTTTCCCCATCTCAAGCTGAGCCTGTGGCCAAGGAGCAGTTCCAAACAGCTGCTAGAAACTTCATGGAGGACACAATGAAGCTAGGGATCAGTATGAGGCCCAGTTACCTCTGGGGCTTCTATCTCTTCCCTGAATGCTATAACTATGGTTGGAATGATGCAGACTACACAGGGGAGTGTCCCACAAATGCACAGACCGAAAATGACCAGCTCCTGTGGCTGTGGCAGACGAGCACGGCCCTCTACCCATCCGTCTACCTAGCGACCAGTCTGGCCAACACCCACAAGGCCGCTCTCTACGTCCGCAACCAAGTACACGAGACCATGAGGGTGGCCAGCCTGCCTAAGCATCCCTTCAATGTCCCCATCTACGTTTACACCCGTCCTGTCTTTACCGATCAAGTCAACAAATTCTTGAGTGTGGTGAGTACATCAGGCTAGGGATGAAACGGTTACTGGTTTCACAGTAAACCACGGTTTCAATTCTTAATTATCCTTAAGACAGTGGTTGATTACTACACTTTGAAaaactcatgttaaatactgtcCAGCATCAACCAAAGCCAGTGAGAGTCTCTCAGacgcaggcatgcacacacagcaggcaaTGTGGGTTTGTTCTGAGTCAGCGAGAACATGGCAAAGCAGTGACAGCGTTCTGGAGATTTTTAACGTTAATGCACATTGAATATGGTTTTCAATAGTTTACATAAGGCATTGTCTATGGtttgattttaatgtttatgcaaaCAAAAAGTACATAGAGCTGCTCATTTTATTAGTTAAATATAAAACTTAGTGATATGACTTCAGTTTGTGTCTTGGTAGCTTTttcgtaataataataatagatactttatgaatccctgtggggaaattctctgtACTCCTCCCCCAACCTGCTCTCTGTAgctgagagcaagctggctgtaaagggcagccacccatagcagtgcccagggagctgggggtcaaGGGTTTTACTCAAGGACCTGCcaatgtgctgaggctgggctcgaaccggcgaccttccgaccacaagcccactgagccacatgctgtccCCCAAAGTCTTCTgggcacattttaataatactgTGATAATACTGATAACCGTGATCATTTTGGTCACTATAATCGTGATATGAAATTTTCTTACTGTTTCATCTCTAATCAGATTCTGGATCATCTCACTCTTATATACTGTAGAGGATATGATCAAGCTCCACTGTGCTGACTTTGCGTCAGACCTTCATATTCTCATTTAAGTCATCAAGGTTCGAAGCCCAGAGGTTCTGTCtcactgctctgtgtgtgttccCATCTCCAGGAGGACCTGGTCCACACTCTGGGTGAGAATGCAGCTGTAGGGGCCTCAGGTTCAGTGCTCTGGGGGGCCAGTGCAGATTTCCATGACAAGGTATCCTCTCATGAAACACAAACACTCTTGGTCACATGCTACAGGCCGAAAAAGAACATGGCTTAAAACAGATCACTATGTTCACAATGTTCATAATGATTGCAATTATATCACTTTTAAGTAACAGAAATCTGCAGTAAAACAGTAAAGGAAATGAAGTATCTGTGTTATAACAATGCTGAAGTTCTCCTTCATGTCTCAGGAGATCTTTTCTTCACACTCAGTCGCAGATTAGCCGTCTATATTACTTGTCACCATACACTTTATTGGAGCACGTATCTTGTCTTCTCATATTACCTTACTGTTCCTTATTTAATCCATATTTATTATACTTTAACTTTGCTGTATACCTTGCAGCACTGTATACCTTGcttgtgacaaataaaactctTGAATCCTTGAATGAATCCTATATGTCACACAAGTATGTTCCATCCTTGTAGGCATCATGTGAGGCCTTATCCTCCTACCTGACCTCCACCTTGAACCCCTACATCGCCAATGTGACGGCAGCTTCCAGGCTCTGCAGCGAGTCACTCTGCCAGGGTAACGGGCGCTGCATCCGGAAGGACTACAACTCTGACGTCTACCTGCACCTGAATCCTGCCAGCTTCTCTGTCCGAAAATCCAACGGGAAGTACGTGGCGGTGGGCATTCCCACCCTCTCTGACCTCACCTACTTCTCCGATCACTTCACCTGCCAGTGCTACGCTGGGCTGAGCTGCTCGCCCCGGATAGCGAGCGAGCTCCCCAACAAACCCGTGGCCATACCTGTGTAACATGGCCCTTCAGTATGCTGTAGGCTCACTACcctttaaaaatgtttgattATCTTGCTGATTCATCTGCTATTTTCTGATGCATTTATTTCTCCTTTGCAAATAAAGTTCAGTCGTGCTTTGTTGAGTTCAAACATCATCACTCTGCATCATGGAATTTCAAGGAAGTACTATTCTACCCGGCATAATGATAGCAATAAGCCTCCTATGATTAAAACCaattttgtcatttatattgcaaagaatttgggTGTCTGAAATCGCATACTTGTTTGCTATGTAGCAGACAAAATATAGTATGCGACGTGAGCAGTATGTCTGAATactcagtatggatgagacagtatGCCTCCGTACCCGGATGATATACGATGTCATGATCCACggggggaagcaggagaaggaagCCGTGAATAAGCACAAAAGGGTTTTATTTCAGGGATGACACACgtaacgttaatgaccggactggggaaacgaacggaaacgcagactaaatacactggactaatgacaacgatcaggaacagcttgtaaacacggggaatccacatggggttaacgagggggcatggcacacaaaaggagcggacgatcggggcatgacaataCGATATTCTGCGAAGTTCCAAAATGTGTAATTGATGGATGCTATGTTATCCCACAAAGCCACTGGAGTTACAACCAGAGATGAAGAACATTTCTTGTTCAGAAATATTTCTCAAGATGACAGTGGAATTGCCAACTCTGTACGACTATAAAGGTGCCATAGAATGCATCTTTTCAGTATATTATATTCTTAAATGAAGTTCAGTCAGTGCCAGTTTCACTTCCAACATCATCATTCAGCATCAAGGAATTTCAAAATATTCAGCCTGGAGGACCAATGTTCAATAATGCTCATTAAAACTATAGTTTCATCTGGTTTAATGTTGCTgagtaattttaaaaagtttgttTTATATGTCAGCTGGAAGATCCATTAAACCATTTTGTTCAATACTTGTAAAgagagatctctctctctctctctctctctctctctctctcgatcTCCTTGAATCTCTTGAGGCACATCAGAGGAAAGTCACTGTAGACCTGCCTTTGACTAACTGTGGTTATACTTAAGAGAGAAAGCTGTTGGCCACTCATTTGGATTCTCGTTGAATAATTGCTATGGAACTCGTTTAGTCAACAACCGCACAGCCCCCCTCCCTAGATCTCCTGTGCTCATGTTCTACACAATAATTCCACAGGTGCACATCTTCTTTTGCACATCGGTTTTGCTGTGCAAGAACCATTCTCTCTCAGGGTGACCCACCACAAATGTAGCATCAACAGCCATTGTGAAGCATAATAGCAACTTCAAAACCTGAGAACTGCAAGACATGCAAAGCAGTGTGAGAAACTGTGTTTACAGAAGCAACTCCAAGGTATAATGGGCAGATCTTGAAAAGCATAATTAGCATCATAATTAAATGGAGATGTTATCAAGAGTGTTACAGTTGCAAGAAAAATTGGGTGCAGCTGTCTTCGTCATCTGGTGTGATCTTAATTTCAAATTTCAATTCCTCTAGCACGAGTTTCTGAACTTTCTATACACACTCTGCCATATCCAAGGGTTTGTGATGAATTCAGAAGTCATCAGAGAATTGCTGATCAATTTTTGCATAATTCTTCATTCACTAAGAAGACTGGATTTCAGACTGCAGGAAGGCAGTGAAATCTGTAGGGATCCCCATGCGTCGCATTACCTGCACCTGAGCAGTGAGAGCTACCGCATCAATCCTGTGGGAGGTTTGCCGTCATGGGATGGCACACTGCTCAGGAACTCCAGCAGCTCTCAGAGCGGTTCTGCTGTCACTGTTACCAAGGCTACAGAGGGGACCGCTGTGACAGTCTAGTTACCACAGAGAGAGCTCTGCTGGGGAAACTGGGACTTTGGCTGTACTCTTTTTGGCTCTACTGCTCAACTTATGTGCAGTGAGCACTTCAGAAATGCTTAGTATTTCATCATGCCTCAATATGAAAGCTACATTTATCTACttcattaatgtaaatgttcTAGTGTTTGAAAGCAACTTCAGTAGACGGCTTGCTTGTTGAAATTCATATCCTgaaattcttatactgaccttTTGAAAGGTTCTATGCAACGACACAGTTGATTTCCTTTCAATCTCCTATCTTTCTGCACAATGGATGTAATCAATACAGGCTGTAGAGTCAGTtcactagagaataatattatAACAGTAATTCAAACATACTTCCCCAGTTTATTTAACAAAGTATTTTTACAGACACACTGAACCTGTATGAGAAATGATGAACTTAGATGAATGGATTGTAGATGTGTTACTTACACAGGAGAAGCCATCAACTTGATCACCGAGATGAAGGGATCCATCCAGTCCTCTCCCGCTACCCCTTCTTCTGCTATCTTTAGTAGGCAGCATTCATGCCGATCTCCCCTATCCTCCTACTGCCACCCTGCTGTTTGAGGGACACCCTTTACCCATTATGATTAGATAATTTTCTGTCACATGGTATACAAATTACCAGTTACTTATgttgaataaatgaatgaatgaatgaatgaatgaatgaatgaatgttacatttatatgtacattttatcattttactATCTACACACGATATATgtttatacaaatatttttcaacaaaagttacaaaatgCTAAGCCAAACCTCAGGCAAATGGTGTGATTCACTgttcacagaaaaacaaaaataaagtatcAAAGTGCCAATGGTTTCCGGAAGTTGACGTTACTCGTGAGCAGTGTAGCATGTAGGGATGTGcaaatcatttcattttttaagtaAACGGTTGCACAAGCCTTAAAAACGCTGTGTGATGATACTGCCATAGAGTAGCTGCCATGCATTGAAAATTTATGTCTTTTCTTTCACTTGGTACTCCACTGTAACTTGCAGCACTGGGTCATAAGGGTTGCAGCGCTAAACCCAGACCAACCACCAGGACAGGTGCCCAAAAAGAGGACGTATCAGGAGAAACCCAGATTCATGGTAACCCCATCCAGGGATCATTCATGACCTCCAAAAGTCGGGACCTCAGTTTCACATCTCACCTGAACGGTGGCACCAGTGTCCactgggacccacacagacgacaggatgggctaacctgtcaGCTACACTAACACCTCcaccagcagcaacccagctttcttagttggtctcccatccaagttcTGGCCTAAAGCTACGTAGCTGCAGATGGATTACCAAGTTTGAACAGAAGGTGGGTATGGCTGCTTTGTATAGTATTACGTTAATCTAGTATAATACCACCCTTTGTATGTTAGGCTTAGTATATTGTTACAGTAATCTAGTATAATAGCACTTATTAGGGGTGTGGTCTAGTGATGCTGTAGATGACACTTGTTGTGTTACCATTGGCTGTCCAGCAGGAGTGTGTCTTCTTATAAATCGGGAAATGCACATTGTCAATAGTACACTGAAGGCATTACACCGAAACGCGTCTGTGTGGAGACATTGAGTAATAAAACTGTATCAGGCAAAGTGCAACCTCTTCTTGTATTACTTGAGTTATTCTTTTTACGGTCCAGCACTCTGATACATGTAAAATCATTAGGAGTGAAGATCATTCTTCTATATTTTACTTATATGGGAGCAGCCATGGATTTGATCATCTGGATGAAGGGATCCAGTCCTCTCCCGCTGCCCCTTCTTCTGCTATCATTATTGGGCAGCATTCATGCCGAGCTCCCCTATCCTCCTACTGCCACCCCGCTGTTTGAGGGATACCCTTACGGTGTCATATGGAACATGCCAACTCCTGTTTGCAAGCAGAATAACATCCCCCTGGACACCTCGCCATTCCAGGCCGTTACCACCCCAGAAGCTGTTCCTTACCagttcctcttcctcttctacagcaaccgcctgggGTTGTACCCATTTGTGGATGAGGCCACCAATAAGGAGATCAATGGAGGCATCCCACAGAAGGGCAACCTGAAGGCCAGCTTGGATGTCGCTCATTGGAACATCACTCAATATGTACCATCAGGAACTTCCACTGGTCTGGCTGTCATTGACTGGGAGGCCTGGCGCCCCTTGTGGGACACAAACTGGGACTCTAAGACTATTTACCAAACATTGTCTATTGACTATGCCCGTCAGCTTCACCCCTCACTTTCCCCATCTCAAGCTGAGCCCATGGCCAAGGAGCAGTTCCAAACAACTGCTAGAAACTTCATGGAGGACACAATGAGTCTAGGGATCAGTATGAGGCCCAGTTACCTCTGGGGCTTCTATCTCTTCCCTGAATGCTATAACTATGGTTGGGATGATGCAGACTACACAGGAGAGTGTCCCACAAATGCACAGACCAGAAACAACGAGCTCCTGTGGCTGTGGCAGACGAGCACGGCCCTCTACCCATCCGTCTACCTAGGGAGCCATCTGGCCAACACCCACAAGGCCGCTCTCTACGTCCGCAACCAAGTACATGAGGCCATGAGGGTGGCCAGCCTGCCTAAGCACCCCTTCAATGTCCCCATCTACGTCTACACCCGTCCTGTCTTTACCGATCAAGTCAACAAATTCTTGAGTGTGGTGAGTACATCAGGCTAGGGATGAAACGGTTACTGGTTTCACAGTAAACCACAGTTTCAATTCTTAATTATCCTTAAGACAGTGGTTGATTACTACACTTTGAAaaactcatgttaaatactgtcCAGCATCAACCAAAGCCAGTGAGAGTCTCTCAGacgcaggcatgcacacacagcaggcaaTGTGGGTTTGTTCTGAGTCAGCGAGAACATGGCAAAGCAGTGACAGCGTTCTGGAGATTTTTGACGTTAATGCACATTGAATATGGTTTTCAATAGTTTACATAAGGCATTGTCTACTCTATGGtttgattttaatgtttatgcaaaCAAAAAGTACATAGAGCTGCTCATTTTGTTAgttgttttaaatattaaacTTAGTGATATGACTTCAGTTTGTGTCTTGGTAGCtttttagtaataataataatagatactttatgaatccctgtggggaaattctctgtACTCCTCCCCCAATCTGCTCTCTGTAgctgagagcaagctggctgtaaagggcagccacccatagcagtgcccagggagctgggggtcaaGGGTTTTACTCAAGGACCTGCcaatgtgctgaggctggggtcGAACCGGCGACTTTCCAACCACAAGCCCATTGAGCCACATGCTGTCCCCCAAAGTCTTCTtgacacattttaataatactgTGATAATCAAGACTTCaagactttttattgtcattgtacagttgcCTGGACAACGAAATTAGCTGGCAAGACCACAAAGATGCAAGAAAGAAAGTGTCAGTACAAGATATAAGAATAAGAAACCTAGTATATACAATGTATAGGTACAAGAGACATTGGGGGGTATATGCAAGGGtgtcataaatatataaataagggGGGAGGGCTTTTGTCATAGATAAGTGACACTATTGGGTAGGTTGGTAATTGCACATTTGCCAAGATATTGCACAGAGCCATAGTCAATAGCAGCAGTGAGTATAGAGTGTGGACGAAAACTGCACAAAcacgtgcacacgcacacacccacacccatacacacatacatacttatgGACACCATAAGCTTAAAAAGATAGCAGTGAGGGGAGGATTGAAGGAGTGATGTCAGTGATCTGGTGCTTTAAGAGTTCTGACTGCCCACGGGTAGAAGCTATTTTTTACTCTGTTGGTTTTGCACCTGATGGATCTGAACCTTTTTCCAGAGGGCAGTATGTTGAATAGGTGGTGGTTAGGATGGAGGTGGTCTTTTATGATCGCCCTGGCTCTGGAGAGACACCTAGAGCTAGCAATGGAGTGCAGGGAGGGGAGTGGACAGCCAATCACCTTCTCTGCTGTTCTAGTGACCCCCTGGAGTCTCTTCTTATCGGCAGCTGTACAGCCAGCGTACCACACGGAGATGGCATGTGCCAGCACACTCTCGATTGTGGCTCgatagaaggacaccagcagaTTGGTCTGCAGCCTGTTCCATTTCAGAACCCTCAGGAAATAGAGGCGTTGCTGGGCTTTCTTCACTAGGGCGGTAGTGTTTGTAGTCCAAGACAGATCCTCGGAGATGTGGGTTCCGAGAAACTTGAAGGAGGACACCCTCTCCACATAGTCACCTTTTATAATAATACTGATAACCGTGATCATTTTGGTCACTATAATCgtgatatgacattttcttacTGTTTCATCTCTAATCAGATTCTGGATCATCTCACTATTATATAGAGGATATGATCAAGCTCCACTGTGCTGGCTTTGCGTTAGACCTTCATATTCTCATTTAAGTCATCAAGGTACGAAGCCCAGAGGTTCTGTCtcactgctctgtgtgtgttccCATCTCCAGGAGGACCTGGTCCACACTCTGGGTGAGAATGCAGCTGTAGGGGCCTCAGGTTCAGTGCTCTGGGGTGGCAGTGCAGATTTCCATGACAAGGTATCCTCTCATGAAACACAAACACTCTTGGTCACATGCTACAGGCCGAAAAAGAACACGGCTTAAAACAGATCACTATGTTCACAATGTTCATAATGATTGCAATTCTGTCACTTTCAAGTAACATAAATCTGCAGTAAAATAGTAAAAGAAATGAAGTATCTGTATCTTTTCTTCACACTGAAACACAGATCACCTGTCTATATGTCACACAAACACGTTCCATCCTTGTAGGCATCATGTGAGTCCTTATCCTCCTACCTGAACTCCACCCTGAACCCCTACATCGCCAATGTGACGGCAGCTTCCAGGCTCTGCAGCGAGTCACTCTGCCAGGGTAACGGGCGCTGCATCCGGAAGGACTACAACTCTGACGTCTACCTGCACCTGAATCCTGCCAGCTTCTCTGTCCGAAAATCCAACGGGAAGTACGTGGCGGTGGGCATTCCCACCCTCTCTGACCTCAC
This window of the Paramormyrops kingsleyae isolate MSU_618 chromosome 1, PKINGS_0.4, whole genome shotgun sequence genome carries:
- the LOC111833635 gene encoding hyaluronidase-5-like, giving the protein MDLIIWNKGSSPLPLPLLLLSLVGSIHAELPYPPTATPLFEGYPYGVIWNMPTAVCQQNNILLDTSPFQAVTTPEAVPYQFLFLFYSNRLGLYPFVDEATNKEINGGIPQKGNLKVSLDVAHWNITQYVPSGTSTGLAVIDWEAWRPLWDTNWDSKTIYQTLSIDYARQLDPSLSPSQAEPVAKEQFQTAARNFMEDTMKLGISMRPSYLWGFYLFPECYNYGWNDADYTGECPTNAQTENDQLLWLWQTSTALYPSVYLATSLANTHKAALYVRNQVHETMRVASLPKHPFNVPIYVYTRPVFTDQVNKFLSVEDLVHTLGENAAVGASGSVLWGASADFHDKASCEALSSYLTSTLNPYIANVTAASRLCSESLCQGNGRCIRKDYNSDVYLHLNPASFSVRKSNGKYVAVGIPTLSDLTYFSDHFTCQCYAGLSCSPRIASELPNKPVAIPV
- the LOC140578586 gene encoding hyaluronidase-5-like, with amino-acid sequence MDLIIWMKGSSPLPLPLLLLSLLGSIHAELPYPPTATPLFEGYPYGVIWNMPTPVCKQNNIPLDTSPFQAVTTPEAVPYQFLFLFYSNRLGLYPFVDEATNKEINGGIPQKGNLKASLDVAHWNITQYVPSGTSTGLAVIDWEAWRPLWDTNWDSKTIYQTLSIDYARQLHPSLSPSQAEPMAKEQFQTTARNFMEDTMSLGISMRPSYLWGFYLFPECYNYGWDDADYTGECPTNAQTRNNELLWLWQTSTALYPSVYLGSHLANTHKAALYVRNQVHEAMRVASLPKHPFNVPIYVYTRPVFTDQVNKFLSVEDLVHTLGENAAVGASGSVLWGGSADFHDKASCESLSSYLNSTLNPYIANVTAASRLCSESLCQGNGRCIRKDYNSDVYLHLNPASFSVRKSNGKYVAVGIPTLSDLTYFSNHFTCQCYAGLSCSPRIASELPIEPVAIPV